A window from Nycticebus coucang isolate mNycCou1 chromosome X, mNycCou1.pri, whole genome shotgun sequence encodes these proteins:
- the LOC128576886 gene encoding LOW QUALITY PROTEIN: uncharacterized protein LOC128576886 (The sequence of the model RefSeq protein was modified relative to this genomic sequence to represent the inferred CDS: substituted 2 bases at 2 genomic stop codons) — MEQTVTTPLSLTLDHWTEVKRRGRDLSVEVKKGAWQTFCSSEWPTFNVGWPSGGTFDLSLIFAIKEIVFQRGPGAHPDQQPYIIVWQDLVQNPPPWVRPWTATSRPPSNPQVLTVQSSGPRKGGDSSDPPKKIYPEIQTDHLLLDPPPPPPPCPPALAPVGGQGGPASPDPAIAPSAPPGEPSLGPAQGTRSHRWGGVSPDTTVALPLRAYGPPPVATDEGPPPLQPLQYWPFSSADLYNWKTNHPPFSEDPQCLTGLVESLMFSHQPTWDDCQQLIQTLFTTEERERILLEARKNVLGADGRPTQLPNIIEAAFPLSRPDWDFNTAEGRERLSVYHQALVAGLRGAARCPTNLAKVREVIQGATEPPSVFLERLMEAFRCYTPFDPASEGQRASVAMTFIGQSAVDIKRKLQRIEGLQDYTLQDLVKEAEKVYHKRETEEEKEQRKEKEREERENKRDRRQEKNLTRILAAVVGDKSQEQTQGRTKKSGSLNNHIPLDKDQCAYCKEKGHWARECPKKKKKELSKKVLALQEEEDXRGRGSEPLPEPRVILKVEGKPVEFLVDTGAQHSVLLEPSGPVSKKKSWVVGATGHQQYSRTTRRSVDLGVERVTHSFLIIPECPAPLLGRDLLTKMEAQITFTPDGPEVTQNKRVTALTMRLEDEHRLFEKQREKGTSLVNDWLEKYPGAWAETAGMGLAAERPPIVIELKATSTPVAVRQYPMTKEARDGIKPHIQRLLQLGILVKCQSPWNTPLLPVKKPGTGDYRPVQDLREVNKRAQDIHPTVPNPYNLLSSLPPNHIWYTVLDLKDAFFCLQLHSSSQNIFAFEWRDPDSGTTGQLTWTRLPQGFKNFPTIFDEALHQDLAHFRASHPQVTLLQYVDDLLLAGTTKEECYRGTELLLEELACLGYRASAKKAQICQKEVTXLGYTLKGGQRWLTEARKHTVTQIPVPRSPRQVREFLGTAGFCCLWIPGFATLAAPLYPLTKEGTPFEWGASQQRAFDNIKKALLSAPALALPDVTKPFVLYVDEKRGVARGVLTQPLGPWKRPVAYLSKKLDPVAGGWPACLRSVAAVAVLVKDADKLTMGQKLTVIAPHALESIIRQPPDRWLSNARMTHYQSLLLNGDRVQFGPPVILNPATLLPDTSVQEDVLHTCQEVLAEETGTRRDLCDQPLPDAQMTWFTDGSSSIIEGKRVAGAAVVDDKQTIWASSLPEGTSAQKAELVALTQALRLAEGKKVNIYTVGRYAFARAHVHGAIYRQRGLLTSAGKEIKHKEEILSLLEAVHLPKKVAIIHCPGHQKGGSRVAEGNQRADREAKRAAQRLNILPLYENTLRPSLKEIRDLERMNRLGLHLESPEGIRETPERKIILPEEQAITFLRQLHKLTHLGPKHLRTIVQSSPYYIMELSKLVDAAAKECRPCQLVNTQPSTLPQGRRLRGDRPGGYWETDFTEIKPAKYGYKYLLLFIDTFSGWVEAFPTKRETAQVIAKIILEEIFPRFGLPKVIGSNNGPAFVAQVNQGLAKILGLEWKLHCAYRPQSSGQVERMNRTLKEAMTKLSLETGITDWTVLLPFALFRVRNTPSTLKLTPFEILYGAHPPLVAMHHLRSPESYSSQSLYTRLKALETVQKEVWSRLIEAYKPGDLQIPHQFQVGDSVYIRRHRTANLEPRWKGPYLVLLTTPTAIKVDGIAAWIHASHVKPAPPPDSGWKVEKTDNPLKLRIRRSSPAPADTMPSSGTSGCFYKHSAQSPTKPK; from the exons atggaacagactgtgacaacccctctgagtttaactctagatcattggactgaagtgaagagaagaggtcgtgatctgtcagtagaggttaaaaaaggcgcatggcagactttctgctcctcggagtggcctacttttaacgtcggctggccctcaggaggaacctttgacttatctcttatttttgctattaaagagattgtttttcagagaggaccgggagcccatccggatcaacaaccttacatcatagtctggcaggacctggtacagaatccgcccccctgggttcggccgtggactgccacatccaggcccccgtctaatcctcaggtgctcactgtccaatcttccggtcccagaaaagggggcgacagttcggacccccctaagaagatctacccggaaatccagactgatcatcttctcctcgaccctccaccccctcctcccccatgccctcccgccttggctcctgtcggggggcagggaggaccagcatcgccggatccggcgattgccccctctgcaccaccgggggaaccttcactggggcccgcacaaggtaccaggagtcaccgctggggaggagtgtctcccgacactactgttgccctacccctgagggcatacggccccccgccggtggcaacagatgagggaccacctcctctccagcccctccagtactggccattttcttccgcagacctgtataactggaaaactaatcacccccctttttcagaagacccccaatgcctgactgggctggtagagtccctgatgttctctcatcagcccacatgggatgactgccagcagctcatacagactctcttcactaccgaagagagggagaggattttattagaagctaggaagaatgtactcggggcggacgggcgtcctacccagctccccaacatcatcgaggctgcctttcccctctccagaccagactgggatttcaacacggcagaaggtagggagcgtcTGTCAGTCTACcaccaggctctagtggctggcctccgtggggcggcaagatgccccactaatttggctaaggtaagagaagtaatacagggggccacagaacccccctccgtgtttcttgagcgtctaatggaagcttttaggtgctacaccccatttgaccctgcctctgaaggacagagggcttccgtggctatgactttcatagggcagtcagctgtagacattaaaagaaagctgcagagaattgaaggattgcaggactataccttgcaggatttagttaaggaagctgagaaagtataccataaaagagaaactgaggaagaaaaagagcagagaaaggagaaagagagagaagaaagggaaaataagagagaccgaagacaggagaaaaacttaacacggattttggccgcagtagtaggggataagagccaggaacagacccaaggtagaactaagaagtcaggtagtcTGAATAACCacatcccgttagataaggatcaatgtgcctactgtaaggaaaaggggcactgggccagagaatgtcctaaaaaaaagaagaaagaactctccaagaaagtactggccttacaggaagaagaagattagcggggacggggctcggaacccctccccgagcctagggtaatacttaaggtggaggggaagccagttgagttccttgtagacaccggagctcaacactcagtcctacttgaaccatcaggacccgtctccaagaaaaaatcctgggttgtaggggccacagggcatcagcagtactcacggactacccgaagatcagtagatctagGAGTGGaacgggtaacccactcatttttaattatccctgagtgccctgcgcccctcctcgggagagatttgctcaccaaaatggaagcccaaatcacttttactcctgatggcccagaggtaacccaaaataagagggtaacagccctgaccatgcgtttagaggatgaacatagactctttgaaaagcagcgggagaaagggactagtctcgtaaatgactggctagaaaaatatcccggggcatgggccgaaactgctggaatgggactggccgcagaaaggccgcctatagtcatagaactcaaagctacttccactcctgtggcagtgcgccaatatcctatgactaaggaagctcgggatggaattaagcctcacattcagcgtctcctacagctgggcatactagtaaaatgccagtcaccatggaacacgcccttattacccgtcaagaaacccggcacaggagactatcgccctgtgcaggacttaagagaagtaaacaagcgggcgcaagacatccaccccaccgtgcctaacccttataatctgttaagctctctccctccaaaccatatctggtacactgtcctggatttaaaggatgccttcttctgcctccaactacactcctctagccagaacatcttcgcatttgaatggagagacccggactctggaacaacggggcaattgacatggacccgacttccacaggggtttaagaacttcccaaccatctttgatgaagccctccaccaagacctagctcactttcgcgccagccaccctcaggtaacgctgctacaatatgtagatgacttactactagctggaacaacaaaagaagagtgctatcggggcacagaactattgctagaagaactagcctgcttaggatatcgagcctctgctaaaaaagcccagatctgccagaaagaggtaacgtaacTGGGTTACACCTTaaaaggagggcagagatggttaacggaagccaggaagcatactgtgactcagattccagttccccgctcgccccgccaggtgcgagaattcttaggaactgcggggttctgctgcttatggataccggggtttgctactctggcagctcccctctaccctttgaccaaggaaggcactcccttcgagtggggtgccagccaacagcgggcctttgacaacattaaaaaggccttattatcagccccggccctggctctaccagatgtaacaaagccctttgtcctatacgtagatgagaagagaggagtggcccgaggggtgctgacgcagcctttagggccatggaaaagaccggtagcatacctctccaagaaattggaccccgtcgctggtggttggccagcctgtctgaggtctgtggcggcagtagcggtactggtaaaagatgcagacaaattgactatggggcagaagttgacagtcattgccccccatgctttagaaagcatcatcagacagccccctgaccggtggctgtctaatgcccgcatgacacattaccagagtctcctattaaacggagacagagtccagtttggcccgcctgtcatcctcaacccggctaccctactacctgatacctctgtccaggaggatgtattacacacatgccaagaagtactggctgaggagactggaactcggagggacctctgtgatcagcccctgccggatgcccaaatgacctggttcactgatgggagcagctccataatagaaggtaaaagggtggccggggcggcggtagtggacgataagcagaccatctgggcaagtagtctgcctgaagggacgtcggcccagaaggccgagctggtcgccttgacccaggccttacgtttggcagaagggaaaaaagttaacatatacaccgttggcaggtatgcttttgctagggcccatgttcatggggccatttacaggcagcgaggactgctgacttcagcaggaaaagaaattaaacacaaggaagaaatcctaagtctactggaggctgttcacctccctaagaaagtggccattatccactgccctgggcatcagaaaggggggtccagagttgccgagggaaaccaaagagccgaccgagaagctaagcgagcagctcaaaggctcaacatcctgccgctatatgaaaacactttaaggcctagccttaaagaaata cgggatctcgagagaatgaacagattaggcctccacttagaatccccagaggggatccgagaaactccggaaagaaaaatcatcctccctgaagagcaggcgatcacctttctcagacaacttcataaattaactcatttgggccccaagcatctaagaactattgttcagtcctccccatactatattatggaattaagtaaacttgttgacgcagctgcaaaagagtgcagaccttgccaattagtaaacacccagcctagcacattacctcagggtagacgactccgaggagatcgtcctgggggctactgggaaacagattttacagaaattaagccggccaaatacggatacaagtacttgctgttgttcatagatactttctcaggatgggtcgaagcttttcctacaaaaagggagactgctcaagtcatagccaaaataatattagaagaaatttttccaagatttgggctacccaaggtaatcggatccaacaacggtcccgcttttgttgcccaggttaatcaaggtttagccaaaatcctggggcttgagtggaaattacattgtgcttatcggccccaaagctcagggcaggtagagaggatgaatagaaccctaaaagaggccatgactaaattatccttagagactggcattactgactggacagtcctccttccctttgccctgttccgtgtgcgcaacacccctagcactctcaagctgaccccctttgaaatcctatatggagctcaccccccgcttgtTGCCATGCATCACCTCCGTTCCCCAGagtcttactcctctcaatctctatacaccagattaaaagcccttgaaaccgtgcaaaaggaggtgtggagccggctgatcgaggcctacaagcccggggatctgcaaatacctcaccagttccaggttggagattcggtgtacatccggcgccaccggacagccaaccttgaaccacggtggaaaggaccatacctggTGCTGCTCACAACCCCTACGGCAATAAAAgtcgatggcatcgcagcctggatccacgcatctcatgtcaaaccagcaccgccgccagactccgggtggaaagtggaaaagacagacaaccccctcaagctccgcattcgccgcagtagccctgctcctgctgatacaa TGCCTTCTTCAGGAACCAGTGGCTGCTTCTATAAGCAtagtgctcagtctcctacaaaacctaaataa